A single region of the Candidatus Baltobacteraceae bacterium genome encodes:
- the prmC gene encoding peptide chain release factor N(5)-glutamine methyltransferase — MNEPACSPAKPPRRNVPRSVEATLALGIDRLSGASDSPRADAQILLAFLLGRERGWLISHGGSFLTPERCDEFAALCDRRASGEPIAYLTGIAGFYGRDFAVNDAVLVPRPETEHLVEDALTYLRARRGPDAPMRQLSTVLDVGTGSGAIGCTLAAEIPGVIVDGTDTSAAALKMAEYNARRLGVHARCRFVLADIVAAHTTKSYDVVIANLPYVPSGEIPRKPDPVGFEPLAALDGGPDGLNPYRRLLAAAPRLLRPGGLLLMEAAPPTIGALAALARAALSGAQIEVRQDYGGRDRYVWAKRSPVS, encoded by the coding sequence ATGAACGAGCCCGCCTGCTCGCCGGCGAAACCTCCGCGGCGTAACGTGCCGCGCAGCGTCGAGGCGACGCTCGCACTCGGTATCGATCGCCTCTCCGGGGCGAGCGATTCGCCGCGGGCGGACGCGCAGATTTTGCTCGCGTTTCTACTCGGGCGCGAACGAGGCTGGCTCATTTCACACGGCGGCAGCTTTCTCACCCCCGAGCGGTGCGACGAATTCGCCGCCCTCTGCGATCGCCGCGCGTCGGGCGAGCCGATCGCATATCTGACCGGCATCGCGGGATTTTACGGCCGCGACTTTGCGGTAAACGACGCGGTGCTCGTGCCGCGTCCCGAGACCGAGCATCTCGTCGAGGACGCGCTGACCTACTTGCGCGCGAGACGCGGTCCCGACGCCCCCATGCGGCAACTCTCTACCGTACTCGACGTGGGCACCGGCAGCGGCGCGATCGGCTGCACGCTCGCCGCCGAGATTCCCGGCGTTATCGTGGACGGCACCGACACGAGTGCGGCCGCTTTAAAAATGGCGGAGTACAACGCCCGGCGGCTCGGCGTGCACGCGCGCTGCCGGTTCGTTCTCGCCGACATCGTCGCGGCCCACACCACCAAGAGCTACGACGTGGTGATCGCGAACTTGCCCTACGTTCCCAGTGGCGAGATACCGCGTAAGCCCGATCCGGTCGGTTTCGAGCCGCTCGCGGCGCTCGACGGCGGTCCCGACGGGCTCAATCCGTATCGCCGCCTGCTCGCCGCGGCACCGCGGCTGCTGCGTCCCGGCGGACTGCTCCTCATGGAGGCGGCCCCGCCGACGATCGGCGCCTTGGCCGCGCTCGCGCGCGCCGCGTTGAGCGGCGCGCAGATCGAGGTTCGGCAAGACTACGGCGGCCGCGATCGTTACGTTTGGGCTAAGCGCTCGCCGGTTTCCTAA
- a CDS encoding protease pro-enzyme activation domain-containing protein codes for MNVTKLRTFAVLVGASVALNACGGGGGGMPSAPPQSTSLAPYTGPAVLAAFTWGKSYLEQSQYVGPAAGGTVAVSVDVRMRDEQGLLAYAAAASDPHSGAYRRFLTPEEIGNRYGASPSDYAAVADYFKRYGLSVGGWPQREELAVSGPQVDMEKAFGTKFGSYKRAGQTFLGPMQQPHFSQALPVSGVTHLVGATVAKPYLIRPLASDALGMSPSQIANGFDYSGAYAAGYDGTGISVGIIGTGPISVSPTKGDVPVYGHAFNARVASVSIVAALPQPATAQNGNTGTAPFDPHPSGLATPPPLTALSGTCTSPLNGTVDDSETPTAGTCNPEDGEAQLDTEQVAGLAPGSNVLFYLAYNPADASSCPSFGGPSTCTGLQGLALADDEIQQAIADDKADVLSLSYGGGESDAQTAGYFDATGAGIGPREFAALAAEGIAVFVSSGDTGAEECTDSLGAPILKPCVAYPAADPSVVSVGGVNAPLDNTGKLIGPITTWGDNTTAGGDGSFQNNIGSGGGTSAVFKAPAWQASALGAAMREQPDLALMADPQTGPALIVNAPFGAQGAPVGGTSAAAPEAAAEWALVLQACSKSAACASAGGTHPYRLGNPAPLLYKLYQTKGQTPDQYAATFYDILYGTNPAVPAKGATPLPASGPNGCCTAGAGYDEVTGLGVPFAGHLIQAITGQPAP; via the coding sequence ATGAACGTTACGAAACTCCGCACGTTCGCAGTTCTGGTGGGTGCGAGCGTCGCCCTTAACGCCTGCGGCGGAGGCGGCGGGGGTATGCCCTCCGCACCGCCGCAAAGCACGTCTCTCGCACCGTACACCGGGCCGGCGGTGCTGGCGGCATTTACTTGGGGCAAGAGTTATCTCGAACAATCGCAATACGTCGGACCCGCCGCCGGCGGCACCGTCGCGGTGAGCGTTGACGTGCGCATGCGCGACGAGCAAGGACTGCTCGCGTACGCGGCGGCCGCGAGCGACCCGCATTCGGGGGCGTATCGCCGCTTCTTGACGCCCGAAGAGATCGGCAATCGCTACGGCGCGTCGCCGAGCGACTACGCCGCGGTCGCAGACTACTTCAAGCGGTATGGATTATCCGTCGGCGGCTGGCCGCAGCGCGAAGAACTTGCAGTGAGCGGTCCGCAAGTCGATATGGAAAAAGCATTCGGCACGAAGTTCGGCTCGTACAAGCGGGCCGGGCAAACGTTCCTGGGTCCGATGCAGCAACCGCACTTTTCGCAGGCGCTGCCGGTTTCGGGCGTCACGCACTTGGTCGGCGCCACGGTTGCGAAGCCGTACTTGATTCGTCCGCTCGCATCGGATGCGCTCGGCATGTCGCCCTCGCAGATCGCCAACGGCTTCGATTACTCCGGTGCGTACGCCGCCGGGTACGACGGCACGGGGATCAGCGTCGGCATCATCGGAACGGGCCCGATCTCGGTGAGTCCCACCAAGGGCGACGTTCCGGTCTACGGCCACGCGTTCAACGCACGCGTCGCGTCGGTCAGCATCGTGGCGGCGCTGCCGCAGCCGGCAACGGCACAAAACGGGAATACGGGAACGGCCCCGTTCGACCCGCATCCGAGCGGACTCGCAACGCCGCCGCCGCTCACGGCGCTGAGCGGAACGTGTACGTCGCCGCTCAACGGAACCGTCGACGACTCGGAAACGCCGACGGCGGGCACGTGTAATCCCGAGGACGGCGAGGCCCAACTCGATACCGAGCAAGTCGCCGGGCTCGCGCCCGGTTCGAACGTGCTGTTTTACCTCGCGTACAATCCGGCGGACGCATCGAGCTGTCCGAGCTTCGGCGGTCCGTCCACCTGCACCGGACTGCAAGGGCTGGCGCTTGCCGACGACGAGATCCAACAGGCGATCGCCGACGATAAGGCCGACGTTCTATCGCTCAGTTACGGCGGAGGCGAAAGCGACGCGCAAACTGCCGGATATTTCGATGCAACCGGCGCCGGAATTGGCCCGAGGGAGTTCGCGGCGCTCGCCGCCGAGGGCATCGCGGTCTTCGTTTCGTCGGGCGATACCGGGGCGGAAGAATGCACGGATTCCCTCGGCGCGCCGATCCTCAAGCCGTGCGTCGCCTACCCGGCCGCCGATCCGTCGGTGGTTTCCGTGGGTGGCGTGAACGCACCGCTGGATAATACCGGCAAGCTCATCGGCCCGATCACGACCTGGGGTGACAACACGACCGCGGGCGGCGACGGCAGCTTCCAGAACAATATCGGTTCGGGCGGCGGCACCTCGGCGGTCTTCAAAGCGCCGGCGTGGCAAGCAAGCGCGCTGGGGGCGGCGATGCGCGAGCAGCCCGATCTCGCGCTGATGGCCGATCCGCAAACCGGCCCCGCGCTCATCGTCAACGCGCCGTTCGGCGCTCAAGGAGCGCCCGTCGGCGGAACCAGCGCGGCCGCTCCCGAGGCCGCGGCCGAGTGGGCCCTCGTGCTGCAGGCGTGTTCGAAGAGCGCTGCCTGCGCGAGTGCGGGCGGCACGCACCCCTACCGGCTGGGTAATCCGGCGCCGCTGCTCTATAAGCTCTATCAGACGAAAGGCCAGACGCCCGACCAGTATGCCGCCACGTTCTACGACATCCTCTACGGAACGAACCCGGCGGTTCCGGCTAAGGGCGCCACGCCGCTGCCGGCTTCCGGGCCGAACGGCTGCTGCACGGCGGGGGCCGGCTACGACGAGGTGACCGGCCTGGGCGTACCCTTTGCCGGGCACCTTATTCAAGCGATCACCGGTCAGCCGGCTCCCTAA
- a CDS encoding 3-isopropylmalate dehydratase small subunit: MEKQLRGHAHKYGKNIDTDVIIPGKYCSIIDPAELGKHALEGLDAEYTSKMKAGDIIVADTNFGCGSSREVAPIAIKGSGTSAVIAKSFARIFYRNALNIGLPIFESAEAVDGIAPGDEIEVEPATGVIRNLTKNTTFQSAAFPPFMQSLIEAGGLQPYVERRLAERQLS, from the coding sequence ATGGAGAAACAGCTGCGCGGTCATGCGCACAAATACGGCAAGAACATCGATACCGACGTCATCATCCCCGGCAAATACTGCAGCATTATCGATCCGGCCGAACTCGGCAAACATGCGCTCGAAGGCCTCGACGCGGAATACACGAGCAAGATGAAAGCGGGCGACATCATCGTCGCCGATACGAACTTCGGATGCGGCTCGAGTCGCGAAGTCGCACCGATCGCGATCAAGGGCTCGGGTACGTCGGCCGTCATCGCGAAGAGCTTCGCGCGAATATTTTATCGAAACGCGCTCAATATCGGCCTGCCGATCTTCGAATCCGCCGAGGCCGTAGACGGCATCGCGCCGGGCGACGAAATCGAAGTGGAACCCGCCACCGGCGTCATCCGCAACCTTACGAAGAACACGACGTTCCAATCCGCCGCATTCCCCCCGTTCATGCAATCCCTCATAGAAGCCGGCGGCCTCCAACCCTACGTAGAACGCCGCCTAGCCGAACGCCAACTCAGCTAA
- a CDS encoding CoA-binding protein → MILDTVSGRRDLLDRSKSVAVVGASPNPLRPSYTVFSYLRTQGRFAVTPINPTISQIDGIAAYPSLAAYAADRGAPDIVDVFRKPSEVLELVKEAIAVGAKAIWFQYGVINDAAIALADKAGLDVVVDRCIKVESARFNGGLSTSGLNSGLITSRRRPRP, encoded by the coding sequence GTGATTCTCGATACGGTTTCGGGGCGGCGGGATTTGCTCGATCGCAGCAAGAGCGTTGCGGTGGTGGGGGCGTCGCCCAATCCGCTGCGGCCGAGTTATACGGTCTTCAGTTATCTGCGCACGCAGGGCCGCTTCGCGGTGACGCCGATCAATCCGACGATCTCGCAGATCGACGGCATCGCCGCCTATCCCTCGCTCGCGGCATACGCCGCCGACCGCGGGGCGCCGGATATCGTGGACGTCTTTCGCAAGCCAAGCGAAGTGCTGGAGCTCGTGAAAGAGGCGATCGCCGTCGGCGCCAAAGCGATCTGGTTTCAATACGGCGTTATCAACGACGCAGCGATCGCGCTTGCCGACAAGGCCGGCCTCGACGTCGTCGTCGATCGCTGCATAAAGGTCGAATCCGCTCGGTTCAACGGCGGCCTCTCGACGAGCGGCCTCAATAGCGGCCTCATCACGAGCCGTCGCCGCCCGCGTCCGTAA
- a CDS encoding acyl-CoA reductase, with the protein MSLRELPARAIVHAIADAAERWSDADFPPRVRLLDGIVARTGYSFPVVEYALDALFFSMTVPAIVAAIENELGSLDALDGFAPRNGRPTAWARGLDRIGIISSRTTIGVALAPAIFALCAKANVLVKDREDGLVAAFFETLAQERAEFRHSAQARGWNARESAGELRGFDAVVAFGRDATLGEIRAGLDAQTRFIGYGSRASVGYISREWLHDEAGACEIATRAARDVVLYDTEGCMSLHALFVETGAAIDPTHFGKLLADGIVRSAIEFPLGAREPATAAAIANARNLAAFRASAGTGAVFADASASYAVFVDPPLGDPPLFLPRTLAIYAVSEPAEALAYLNRHGIALEAFALAGERPEVLRLAVDAGAVRIARFGELQRPPLHGDHGGRPRIADFIRWIDKDL; encoded by the coding sequence TTGAGTCTGCGCGAGCTTCCCGCGCGGGCGATCGTGCACGCGATCGCGGACGCCGCGGAGCGCTGGAGCGACGCCGACTTCCCGCCGCGCGTGCGCCTGCTCGACGGCATCGTCGCTCGCACGGGCTACTCATTTCCGGTGGTGGAGTACGCGCTCGACGCGCTCTTTTTCTCGATGACGGTTCCGGCGATCGTCGCGGCAATCGAAAACGAACTCGGATCGCTCGACGCACTCGACGGCTTCGCGCCGCGCAACGGGCGGCCGACGGCCTGGGCGCGCGGCCTCGACCGGATCGGCATCATCTCCAGCCGCACGACGATCGGTGTGGCGTTGGCGCCGGCGATCTTCGCGCTCTGCGCGAAGGCGAACGTGCTCGTAAAAGACCGCGAGGACGGCCTCGTCGCCGCATTTTTCGAAACGCTCGCGCAAGAGCGCGCGGAGTTCCGGCACTCGGCGCAGGCGCGCGGTTGGAACGCGCGCGAGAGCGCCGGCGAACTGCGCGGATTCGATGCGGTCGTCGCGTTCGGACGCGACGCGACGCTCGGCGAGATCCGCGCCGGGCTCGACGCGCAGACGCGCTTTATCGGCTACGGATCGCGCGCGAGCGTGGGGTATATCTCGCGAGAATGGCTCCACGACGAAGCCGGCGCGTGCGAGATCGCGACGCGCGCGGCGCGCGATGTGGTGCTCTACGATACCGAGGGCTGCATGTCGCTGCACGCGCTCTTCGTCGAAACCGGCGCGGCGATCGACCCCACGCACTTCGGCAAACTGCTGGCCGACGGCATCGTGCGATCCGCGATCGAGTTCCCGCTCGGGGCGCGCGAACCCGCAACGGCCGCGGCGATTGCCAACGCCCGCAATCTGGCCGCGTTTCGCGCGAGCGCCGGAACGGGCGCCGTCTTCGCCGACGCGAGCGCGAGTTACGCCGTCTTCGTCGATCCGCCGCTCGGCGACCCGCCGCTCTTTCTGCCGCGAACGCTCGCGATCTACGCGGTGAGCGAACCCGCCGAGGCGCTCGCTTACCTGAACCGGCACGGCATCGCCCTCGAAGCGTTCGCGCTCGCCGGCGAGCGCCCGGAGGTCCTGCGGCTCGCGGTCGATGCCGGGGCAGTTCGCATCGCACGCTTCGGCGAACTGCAACGGCCACCGCTGCACGGCGATCACGGCGGACGTCCGCGGATCGCCGATTTCATCCGATGGATCGATAAAGACCTGTGA
- the rpmE gene encoding 50S ribosomal protein L31: protein MKDKIHPKWFPDAKVHCACGSTFTTGSTMPQISVEICSACHPLFTGQQKFIDTAGRVDKFNQRAAAAKAKQEEAAARKAKRDAEAATANA, encoded by the coding sequence GTGAAAGACAAGATTCATCCCAAATGGTTCCCCGACGCCAAGGTGCACTGCGCCTGTGGCAGCACCTTTACGACCGGATCGACGATGCCCCAGATCTCCGTGGAGATCTGCTCGGCGTGTCATCCGCTCTTCACGGGGCAACAGAAGTTCATCGACACCGCCGGCCGCGTTGACAAGTTCAACCAGCGCGCCGCCGCTGCCAAAGCCAAGCAGGAAGAAGCTGCGGCTCGCAAAGCCAAGCGCGACGCCGAAGCAGCTACCGCGAACGCTTAG
- a CDS encoding O-acetylhomoserine aminocarboxypropyltransferase/cysteine synthase family protein — protein MREVRVEELAIMQDRQYGFSTRAIHAGTPPDAETGSRAAPIYQTAAFVFGSTEQASELFALRSYGHIYSRISNPTVASFEERVASLEGGLGAIAFSSGIAAQLAAVLSLCQAGDHIVSSQNIYGGTVTQFSVTLKRLGIETTFVPVTDHDALRDAITPKTRMLFAETIGNPSGTIADLAALAEIAHAAGVPLVVDNTFASPFLCRPIEYGADIVLHSATKFISGHGTVIGGVLVESGRFPWENGRFPLLAEPSPGYHNKVFTETFGEYAFLMRARAEVLRDVGAQMSPMDAWLLMIGLETLPIRMEAHVRNGRAIAEFLQTRPEVEWVSYPGFASHPQHRLAERYLPRGAGSIFTFGIRGGREAGRRFIDGLDLWSHLANVGDTKSLVIHPASTTHSQLSDDEMIKAGVAPESVRLSVGLEDVADLTWDLDTALVRACALPHVHASEVGA, from the coding sequence ATGAGAGAGGTTCGCGTCGAAGAACTCGCCATCATGCAGGATCGTCAGTACGGCTTTTCGACCCGCGCCATTCACGCGGGGACGCCTCCCGACGCGGAAACGGGCTCGCGCGCGGCGCCGATCTACCAAACGGCCGCTTTCGTCTTCGGCTCGACCGAACAAGCCTCCGAACTCTTCGCGCTGCGCAGCTACGGCCACATCTACAGCCGGATCAGCAATCCAACCGTGGCCTCCTTCGAAGAACGCGTCGCGAGCCTCGAGGGCGGATTGGGCGCGATCGCGTTCTCGAGCGGCATCGCCGCGCAACTCGCTGCGGTCCTCTCGCTCTGCCAGGCCGGCGATCACATCGTGAGTTCGCAGAACATCTACGGCGGAACGGTCACGCAGTTCAGCGTTACGCTCAAGCGGCTCGGGATCGAGACGACGTTCGTGCCGGTTACCGATCACGACGCGCTGCGCGACGCGATCACGCCGAAGACGCGCATGCTCTTTGCCGAAACGATCGGCAACCCGTCGGGCACGATCGCCGATCTCGCGGCACTCGCCGAGATCGCGCACGCGGCGGGCGTTCCGCTCGTGGTCGATAACACGTTCGCGTCGCCGTTTCTTTGCCGGCCGATCGAGTACGGCGCCGACATCGTGCTGCACTCCGCGACCAAGTTCATCTCCGGACACGGTACCGTGATCGGCGGCGTGCTCGTCGAGTCCGGAAGGTTTCCGTGGGAAAACGGCCGCTTTCCGCTGCTGGCCGAGCCGAGTCCGGGCTACCACAATAAAGTCTTTACCGAGACGTTCGGCGAGTACGCGTTTTTGATGCGCGCGCGCGCCGAGGTCCTGCGCGACGTCGGCGCGCAGATGTCGCCGATGGATGCGTGGCTGCTCATGATCGGGCTCGAAACGCTGCCGATCCGAATGGAAGCGCACGTGCGGAACGGACGCGCGATCGCGGAGTTTCTGCAAACGCGTCCGGAGGTCGAGTGGGTGAGTTATCCGGGCTTCGCAAGTCATCCGCAGCATCGTTTGGCCGAACGCTATCTTCCGCGCGGCGCCGGGTCGATCTTTACGTTCGGCATTCGCGGCGGCCGCGAAGCGGGGCGCCGCTTTATCGACGGCCTCGATCTTTGGAGTCATCTCGCGAACGTCGGCGATACCAAAAGCTTAGTCATCCATCCCGCATCGACGACGCACTCGCAACTTAGCGACGACGAGATGATCAAGGCCGGCGTCGCGCCGGAATCGGTTCGCCTCTCGGTTGGGTTGGAAGACGTCGCCGATTTGACGTGGGACCTGGATACTGCGCTCGTGCGAGCGTGCGCGCTTCCTCACGTTCACGCGAGTGAGGTGGGGGCGTGA
- a CDS encoding 3-isopropylmalate dehydratase large subunit has product MTLTEKILARHAGLDRVEPGQIINGAVDLVLANELSAAVAIGVMRSIKGASRVFDNEKIALVEDHFVPAKDAQSAKLAALMKEFAKEQNIKHFFDVGRGGIEHVVLPEEGLVAPGELIVGGDSHTCTYGAFGAFATGMGSTDIAAAFVLGEVWLKVPATIKLVYSGKPGTMVYAKDIMLKTIGTLGIDGATYRAIEYHGTTVDELSITGRITMANMAIEAGAKNGIFHADEKTIAYVKERTDRPFIVERADADARYERVIEIDIGSLEPQVACPHTPDNVHSISDVTRDEIAVDQVFIGSCTNGYIEDLRIVAKILDGKKVASNLRVIVNPGSQKVWMQAADEGILTKLAAAGCAVNTPGCGACFGGHMGTLGDGERCISTTNRNFVGRMGSPKAEVYLGSPATCAASALSGRITDPRTLDLVGV; this is encoded by the coding sequence ATGACCCTGACCGAAAAGATTCTCGCGCGCCACGCCGGGCTCGATCGCGTCGAACCCGGACAGATCATCAACGGCGCCGTCGACCTCGTTCTCGCAAACGAACTCTCCGCGGCCGTCGCGATCGGCGTGATGCGCTCGATCAAAGGCGCGAGCCGCGTCTTCGATAACGAGAAGATCGCCCTGGTCGAGGACCATTTCGTGCCGGCGAAAGACGCGCAATCGGCAAAACTTGCGGCCTTGATGAAAGAGTTCGCCAAAGAGCAGAACATCAAGCACTTCTTCGACGTCGGTCGCGGCGGCATCGAGCACGTCGTGCTGCCCGAAGAAGGTTTGGTCGCTCCGGGCGAGCTGATCGTCGGCGGCGATTCGCATACCTGCACCTACGGCGCCTTCGGCGCGTTTGCGACGGGGATGGGGTCCACCGACATCGCCGCGGCCTTCGTGCTCGGCGAAGTTTGGCTGAAGGTTCCGGCAACGATCAAACTCGTCTATAGCGGCAAGCCCGGAACGATGGTCTACGCCAAAGACATCATGCTCAAAACCATCGGGACGCTCGGCATCGACGGCGCCACCTATCGCGCCATCGAATACCACGGAACCACGGTCGACGAACTCTCGATCACCGGCCGCATCACGATGGCGAATATGGCCATCGAAGCGGGCGCTAAGAACGGGATCTTCCACGCCGACGAAAAGACGATCGCGTACGTAAAAGAACGCACCGACCGGCCGTTTATCGTCGAGCGCGCCGATGCCGACGCTCGCTACGAGCGCGTAATCGAGATCGACATCGGCTCGCTCGAACCGCAGGTGGCTTGCCCGCACACGCCCGACAACGTCCATTCGATCTCCGACGTCACGCGTGACGAGATCGCTGTCGACCAAGTCTTCATCGGGTCGTGCACCAACGGCTACATCGAGGATCTGCGCATCGTGGCGAAGATTCTCGACGGCAAGAAGGTTGCGTCGAACCTGCGCGTGATCGTCAATCCGGGTTCGCAAAAAGTCTGGATGCAAGCCGCCGACGAAGGCATCCTCACGAAGCTCGCGGCAGCGGGCTGCGCCGTGAACACGCCGGGCTGCGGCGCGTGTTTCGGCGGCCACATGGGAACGCTCGGCGACGGCGAGCGCTGCATCTCAACGACCAATCGCAACTTCGTGGGCCGCATGGGCTCGCCCAAGGCAGAAGTCTATCTCGGGTCGCCGGCGACCTGCGCCGCTTCGGCGCTCTCCGGCCGCATCACCGATCCGCGCACGCTCGATCTGGTTGGAGTGTAG
- the prfA gene encoding peptide chain release factor 1, whose amino-acid sequence MAEFYDRLETIARRFDEIEGELAHPSGEFDQARFTALVKERSAIEETVGVYRQQKKTLEEIAANEELLKDRSDSDLHELAEEEAKSLRERRKRLDEQLQLLMIPKDPDDDKDIFIEIRGGAGGDEAAIFAGDLARMYMRFAEALRMKVDVVSLSESDAGGYKEIVFTITGNAAYKYFKYESGVHRVQRVPATESQGRVHTSTATVAVLPQVADDDTEIQINPKDLEIDTFKASGAGGQHVNKTESAIRITHVPSGVIVACSEERSQMQNRERAMQMLRSVLYERKKREAAEAVGSLRRSQVGTGDRSEKIRTYNYAQDRITDHRINQNFGNIRGVMDGDMEHIVEELLKDERARLLAGETSAA is encoded by the coding sequence ATGGCTGAATTTTACGATCGACTAGAGACTATCGCCCGGCGCTTCGATGAGATCGAAGGCGAGCTCGCGCATCCCAGCGGCGAGTTCGATCAAGCGCGCTTTACCGCGCTCGTCAAGGAGCGTTCGGCGATCGAAGAGACGGTGGGCGTCTACCGCCAACAGAAGAAGACCCTCGAGGAGATCGCCGCCAACGAGGAACTCCTCAAGGATCGCAGCGATTCCGATCTGCACGAGCTTGCCGAAGAAGAAGCCAAGAGTCTGCGCGAGCGCCGCAAACGCCTCGACGAACAGCTGCAGCTCTTGATGATTCCCAAGGATCCCGACGACGACAAAGATATCTTCATCGAGATCCGGGGCGGCGCCGGCGGCGACGAGGCGGCGATCTTCGCGGGCGATCTCGCGCGGATGTACATGCGTTTTGCCGAAGCGCTGCGCATGAAAGTGGACGTCGTTTCGTTGAGCGAGAGCGATGCGGGCGGTTATAAAGAAATCGTGTTTACGATTACCGGCAACGCCGCATACAAGTACTTCAAATACGAGTCGGGCGTGCACCGCGTACAGCGCGTCCCCGCGACCGAATCTCAGGGCCGCGTGCATACGAGTACCGCGACCGTCGCCGTGCTGCCGCAGGTTGCCGACGACGATACCGAGATCCAAATCAACCCGAAAGACCTCGAAATCGATACGTTTAAGGCTAGCGGCGCCGGCGGCCAGCACGTCAACAAGACCGAATCGGCGATCCGCATCACGCACGTGCCGAGCGGCGTCATCGTCGCGTGCAGCGAGGAGCGCTCGCAGATGCAGAATCGCGAACGCGCGATGCAGATGCTGCGCAGCGTGCTGTACGAGCGCAAGAAGCGCGAAGCCGCCGAAGCCGTCGGCTCGCTGCGCCGCAGCCAAGTCGGGACGGGCGACCGCTCGGAGAAGATCCGCACGTACAACTACGCGCAAGACCGCATAACCGACCATCGCATCAATCAAAATTTCGGCAATATTCGCGGCGTCATGGATGGCGACATGGAGCACATCGTTGAGGAGCTGCTAAAGGATGAACGAGCCCGCCTGCTCGCCGGCGAAACCTCCGCGGCGTAA